A single region of the Methanobrevibacter sp. genome encodes:
- a CDS encoding heavy metal-associated domain-containing protein, giving the protein MAIDKKEVKVVGMHCPSCAKAVELCMMDLDGVESAVVDLDANKVEVEYDTEKVSDVDLAGAVKEAGFDVE; this is encoded by the coding sequence ATGGCAATTGATAAAAAAGAAGTAAAAGTCGTTGGAATGCACTGTCCTTCATGTGCAAAAGCTGTTGAACTTTGCATGATGGATTTGGACGGTGTCGAATCTGCTGTTGTGGATTTGGATGCAAATAAGGTAGAAGTCGAATATGACACTGAAAAAGTATCTGATGTGGATTTAGCTGGTGCAGTTAAAGAAGCAGGATTCGATGTGGAATAA